From a region of the Kwoniella mangroviensis CBS 8507 chromosome 1 map unlocalized Ctg01, whole genome shotgun sequence genome:
- a CDS encoding eukaryotic translation initiation factor 3 subunit I: MKPIILQGHERSLTQIVFNSEGDLLFSASKDSVVNAWFTSNGERLGTFGGIKGDGGHNGTVWTVAVDSQTRFLITGAADNTMKLWEIATGKCLFTWEFLTAVKRVAWNEDDDTILSITEQRSGQPSIIRIYKINRDEPTSQTTTPITTMTLSGSKATVALWTPLSEYILTGHESGKVAKYDVKSGEEVNYVDDAHSGEITDIQSSPDGTYFITSSKDKTARIFDSETLEEMKVFPTETPLNSACIAPLRPYIILGGGQDAMSVTTTSQRAGKFESRFWHKLFEEEVGRVKGHFGPINTLAVHPQGKAYASGAEDGFVRVHWFDESYFRSRPFGDLEPEVEV, from the exons ATG AAACCGATCATCCTTCAAG GCCACGAGCGTTCCCTCACTCAAATCGTTTTCAACTCCGAAGGAGATCTCTTATTCTCAGCATCAAAAGATTCAGTCGTAAATGCCTGGTTCACGTCCAACGGTGAGAGGTTAGGGACATTTGGAGGTATAAAAGGTGATGGAGGACATAACGGTACGGTATGGACGGTCGCTGTTGATT CCCAAACACGATTCCTTATCACTGGAGCGGCGGACAACACGATGAAGTTATGGGAGATCGCTACAGGGAAATGTCTGTTTACTTGGGAATTTTTGACTGCTGTCAAGAGGGTTGCATGGAA CGAGGATGACGACACTATCTTATCGATTACCGAACAGCGAAGTGGacaaccatcaatcatcaggATATATAAGATAAACAGGGATGAACCTACTTCGC AAACCACCACTCCAATAACCACCATGACCCTTTCAGGATCCAAAGCGACCGTTGCCTTGTGGACACCATTATCAGAATACATATTGACCGGACACGAGAGTGGGAAAGTAGCGAAATACGATGTCAAATcgggagaagaagtgaattACGTGGATGATGCTCATTCAGGAGAGATTACGGATATTCAATCGAGTCCTGATGGAACTTATTTCATCACGAGTAGTAAGGATAAGACTGCTAGG ATCTTCGATTCGGAAACACTcgaggagatgaaagtgtTCCCTACGGAAACACCATTGAACAGTGCTTGTATCGCACCTTTACGACCATAC ATAATCTTAGGTGGTGGTCAAGATGCTATGTCGGTAACTACCACATCGCAACGAGCTGGTAAATTCGAATCGAGATTCTGGCATAAATTgtttgaagaggaagtaggtAGGGTGAAAGGACATTT CGGCCCTATCAACACCCTCGCTGTTCACCCACAAGGTAAAGCCTACGCGTCAGGTGCGGAAGATGGTTTCGTAAGAGTACATTGGTTCGATGAGAGTTATTTCAGATCGAGACCTTTTGGTGATCTTGAACCCGAGGTGGAAGTGTAG
- a CDS encoding pre-rRNA-processing protein PNO1 — protein MAHKSHRQKALQAQLEAQPTLSLVSQKTKKPATPKVVEQSMDVDDDDVVISSTTSVANGEPSSSTAGTASGSGSGFAPLPQSQANGVLKGEFRRIPIPPHRMTPLKKEWVNLYTPMVDMLGLQVRMNTMRRAVELKTSGHTVDSGAIQKGADFVKAFSLGFDVNDALALLRLDDLYLDSFEIKDVKTLHGDHLSRAIGRIAGEGGKVKFSIENASRTRIVLADTHIHILGSVQNIKIARDAIVSLILGSPPGKVYAHLKMVGARMKQRF, from the exons ATGGCCCATAAATCCCATCGTCAAAAAGCCCTTCAGGCTCAACTCGAGGCTCAACCAACCCTCTCACTCGTATCTCAAAAAACCAAGAAACCAGCAACCCCAAAAGTCGTCGAGCAATCTATGGAtgtagatgacgatgatgtagTCATTTCCAGCACAACTTCAGTCGCCAATGGTGAACCTAGTAGCAGTACAGCTGGTACAGCCAGTGGTTCCGGGTCTGGATTCGCCCCCTTGCCCCAATCTCAGGCTAATGGGGTACTGAAAGGTGAATTCAGAAGGATACCCATTCCACCTCATCGAATGACTCCCTTAAAGAAAGAATGGGTGAATCTGTATACTCCTATGGTGGATATGCTGGGATTGCAAGTTAGGATGAATACGATGAGAAGAGCTGTGGAATTGAAG ACATCAGGCCATACAGTCGATTCGGGAGCTATTCAGAAAGGCGCAGATTTCGTTAAAGCTTTTTCATTAGGATTTGATGTCAAC GATGCTTTGGCATTACTCCGATTAGATGACTTGTATCTCGATTCGTtcgaaatcaaagatgtAAAGACATTACATGGTGATCACTTATCAAGAGCTATCG GTCGTATagctggtgaaggtggtaaagtgAAATTCTCAATCGAAAATGCCAGTAGGACTCGTATAGTCTTAGCCGACAC acatatacatatactcGGTTCAGTACAGAATATCAAAATTGCCAGAGACGCTATAGTATCCTTGATCTTGGGTTCTCCTCCAG GCAAAGTGTACGCTCACTTGAAGATGGTTGGAGCAAGGATGAAGCAGAGATTCTAG